The nucleotide sequence CGTCGAGCGCCTCGTCGCGGTCGTCGTCGGGATGAGCGTCGCGTGGGGCGTCGGCAACCTCGTCGGCGTCACGTGGTGGTCGATGGTGCTCGTCCTCCTGCTCGCGCTCGTCATCGGCCGGTGGGACCGCCTCGGGGCGCACGGCATCCAGGTGCCGACGATGGTCCTGCTCTCGCTGCTCAGCCTCCAGTGGGACAGCGTCTCCTTCACCGCGTCCACCATCCTCGACACGACCCTCGGCGGTGTCGTGGGCGTCGTGGTCAACGCCGTCGTCCTGGGGCCGCTGCACCTCACCGGGCCGCGCCGGGCGGTCCTCGAGCTGACCGAGCGCCTGCGCGGGCTGCTCGACGACATGGCCGAGGGCCTGCGCTCCGGCTGGGACGCGGACGCCGCCCGGCAGTGGCACGACCGGGCCACGCGCGTCGGCGTCGACGTGCCGGCCGTCGTCGAGGCGGTCGAGACCGGCCGCGAGAGCACGCGCTTCAACCTGCGGCACCGGCTGCGCCCGGCCCGCATCGACTGGGACGGCTACGTCGGGGCCGCGCACGCCGTGCAGCGCAGCCAGTGGCCGGTGGCCGGCATCGCCCGCACGCTCGCCGACGCGGCGGACGAGGCCCCCTGGCAGGCCGCTCCGTCACCGGAGTGGCTCGGGTGCTACGCCGAGGTGCTCGAGCACCTCGGGGCGGCCGCGGCCCGGTTCGGGGTGCACCGGGGCGCGTCCGACCGTGAGGTGCAGGAGCACCTCGACGCCGCCGTCGCCGCCCTCGACGGGCTCGGCGAGGAGGTGCGCTCGACGCCGCTCGACGACCCGCGCGCGTGGCCCGCGTACGGCACCCTCATCGTCGAGGCCCACCGGCTCGTCGAGGAGATCCGGGCCGGGCACGCCGGGGCCTCGGTGCCGACCGACACCGGGC is from Arthrobacter sp. NEB 688 and encodes:
- a CDS encoding aromatic acid exporter family protein, with amino-acid sequence MTTQASSRRGVRATLQQWGDTVRAVLRGPGPERDDALMLVKSAAAAVLAWQLAVVVVDSSTSFYAPLAALLVVDRTIVRSLWQSVERLVAVVVGMSVAWGVGNLVGVTWWSMVLVLLLALVIGRWDRLGAHGIQVPTMVLLSLLSLQWDSVSFTASTILDTTLGGVVGVVVNAVVLGPLHLTGPRRAVLELTERLRGLLDDMAEGLRSGWDADAARQWHDRATRVGVDVPAVVEAVETGRESTRFNLRHRLRPARIDWDGYVGAAHAVQRSQWPVAGIARTLADAADEAPWQAAPSPEWLGCYAEVLEHLGAAAARFGVHRGASDREVQEHLDAAVAALDGLGEEVRSTPLDDPRAWPAYGTLIVEAHRLVEEIRAGHAGASVPTDTGPLRAPLAEGIAGMAGARAQEVLRRREDADRPSGPEA